The genomic region TTTAATACGGTCAGGGCGGGGTGAAAAATGGCCCCAATATTGTTCAAACTCGTTTTCAGCACATTATCACCCGGCACAAATTGGGGAAAGATCGTCCGGAGTCTGGCCACCAGCTCGGCCGTTAAGTTGCCGGGCAGCGCCGCAATGGGAATATTGTTTTTGATGCCGAAGATCCGCACCTGTGCCGGATTGATATTCCGGCTGGCGTATAAAAGGGTCTGGGCCTCGCCGAGGATAACCTGGGCTTGGCAGCCCATCCGCCTTAAAACCGCCCGGAATTCCAAAGCACCGCCCGTCCGTCCCGGATTCAAGAGAATATACTGCCCGTCCCGGAGGTAGGGCGCCACCTGCTCCGCAATGGACGCGTGGCCATTGGCGGGTACGACCACCATCAAGATGTCCGCATCCTGAATCGCCTCGGCAATATTACTGGTCGCCAAATTAATCGGGCCAAACCCTTCAATCGCCCCGGAAAGTTCGATGCCGCCCAACAACCGGACCGGTTCCAAACGCTCTTCCGAACGATTGTATAGATTTACTTTATATCCAGCCATCGCTAAATGTCCGGCCATTGCCATGCCACCATGTCCCGCGCCCAGAACACAAATGCGCGGATCGTGATCCAGATTTCTGCTTTCGTTGATTAAAACCATACAATCACCTCACCGTTCTTCATCATCTTCCTTCGGAAGTTGCTAAGGGGTTACTAAAAATTGTACCATAAAACGTTCACCGTCAGAAGTAAATATCCTTAATTATATCCTATTAATCATATTAACTGGCCTGGTTTTCTTATTCCCCCGCAAAATTTTCCGTTCAACAGAATTGGCCCTTAAGAAAAAAGGAAGAGGTGAAGGCCTCTCCCCTCTTCCTTTTTCTTCCTTCAGTCACCGTCCGCTCATTGGTGAACGGCGTAATAATTAATTAAAGACCCCGCTAAGATAATCTCCCGCTCGTTAGGGGAGAGGTTCTCCAGTTTAAGCCGGATGGTGTTGCCCCCGGGGACAAGATAAGCGGTAACCTCCTCCGCTCCCGAACAGACCGCCGCCCGGATTCCCGGGATATACAAGATACTGTCGACGGTTAGTTTCGCCTGGTCTGCCGGGTCGATGGTAAACGGTAGCATCCCCCAGTTGATTAAGTTGCTCCGGTACCGTTTGGTCGCATACTCAATGGCCAGATTCGCCCAGCCGCCTAAGACTTTCTGGCAGGAAGCCGCCTGTTCGCGGGCGGAGCCGTCGCCCGGTTTCACCGCAAAGATCGCGCTCCCCAAACCGGTGTCGGCCACCAATTTTTCGGTCTTCTTCCCGGTCACGGCCGCCACCGCCGCAAAAAGTTCCGCCAGATCCGGCGGGAGCGCCTGCCCCGCTGTCCAGCGCCGCCGTTCTTCCTCCAGGCGGGCAATGGCTTTGGCCTTTGGCACGTAACCGGGCTCTTTCCGGGAGAGGGTGAATTCGGCCAGTTTCAAGGGGTTCGAACGGTAAGAAGAAGTCTCCCCGGAGGGGATCAGTTCATCCGTCGTTGTCACGGGATCCGTAATGACCGCCGCCAGTTTTAAAATTAACCCGTCCGGAAGCGGAATCATCTCCGGCCAGTCCGCAATATTCGGACCGTATTTCAGAGCAACACTGGGGTCCGCCTTCCCATACCCGTTGTAAACCCGGTGTGCATAAATTTGCGGGTCAAAATGGTAGCGGACCGTTTGTTTTGGCGGTAATTCCAATTCATTGGCGGCCGTGAGCACACCCCCGCGCATAGCCGTCGCCGCAATCGAACGGGCATCCATCAGGGCCACCGCCGCCAGTTGACCATCCCGCGGCTTCGACCCTTCCCGGTTGGGGAAGTTACGGGTTGTGTGGCGGATACTCAACATCCCGTTGGCCGGGATATCCCCGGCCCCGAAACACGGGCCGCAAAAGGCCGTCCGCAGAGTCACCCCGGAGGAGAGTAACTTCGCCGCAGCACCCTGGTTAATTAAGGCCAAATTAATCGGCTGGCTCGCCGGGTAAACACTGAGGGCAAACTCACCGTTGCCAATGGGTTTCCCCGCCATCATCTCCGCCATGAACCAGAGATTCTCAAACGATCCCCCGGCGCAACCGGCCACCACCCCTTGGTCAACACAAACCGCACCGCCTTTCACCTTTCCCGTCAGGTCCAGCTTGACCTCCGGGTGGGGGAATAGCTTTTTCGCCTCGGCCTCGACCGCCGCCAAGATATCACCCGCGTTCTCCTTAAACTCACGAATCGAATAAGCGTTGCTCGGGTGGAAGGGGAGGGCAATCATCGGTTCGATTTTACTCAGATCAATCCGGATTAACCCGTCGTAGTAGCTGACCGTCGCCGGTTCCAAACGGCGGTAATCATCGGGGCGGCCGTGCTCCGCCAGATACGCGGCCACCTGCTCATCGGTCTGCCAGATCGAACTTAAACAAGTGGTCTCCGTCGTCATCACATCGATACCGTTCCGGTAATCAACGGATAAATTTGCCACCCCGG from Capillibacterium thermochitinicola harbors:
- a CDS encoding hydratase, yielding MVKIHGNKGVYLLYNRLFLDAELTPAEINQRLQQEGLAPIPAEALAPQTAKTGTITYGILMAHNTSGDPEHLKLKFDALASHDITYVGIIQTAKASGLKEFPLPYVLTNCHNSLCMVGGTINEDDHVFGLSAARRYGGIFVPAHQAVIHQYMREMFAGGGRMILGSDSHTRYGPLGTMGIGEGGPELVKQLVGRTYDLVYPEVIAVYLEGEPAWGVGPQDVALALIKAVFAGGYVKNKVLEFIGPGVANLSVDYRNGIDVMTTETTCLSSIWQTDEQVAAYLAEHGRPDDYRRLEPATVSYYDGLIRIDLSKIEPMIALPFHPSNAYSIREFKENAGDILAAVEAEAKKLFPHPEVKLDLTGKVKGGAVCVDQGVVAGCAGGSFENLWFMAEMMAGKPIGNGEFALSVYPASQPINLALINQGAAAKLLSSGVTLRTAFCGPCFGAGDIPANGMLSIRHTTRNFPNREGSKPRDGQLAAVALMDARSIAATAMRGGVLTAANELELPPKQTVRYHFDPQIYAHRVYNGYGKADPSVALKYGPNIADWPEMIPLPDGLILKLAAVITDPVTTTDELIPSGETSSYRSNPLKLAEFTLSRKEPGYVPKAKAIARLEEERRRWTAGQALPPDLAELFAAVAAVTGKKTEKLVADTGLGSAIFAVKPGDGSAREQAASCQKVLGGWANLAIEYATKRYRSNLINWGMLPFTIDPADQAKLTVDSILYIPGIRAAVCSGAEEVTAYLVPGGNTIRLKLENLSPNEREIILAGSLINYYAVHQ
- a CDS encoding NAD/NADP-dependent octopine/nopaline dehydrogenase family protein; the protein is MVLINESRNLDHDPRICVLGAGHGGMAMAGHLAMAGYKVNLYNRSEERLEPVRLLGGIELSGAIEGFGPINLATSNIAEAIQDADILMVVVPANGHASIAEQVAPYLRDGQYILLNPGRTGGALEFRAVLRRMGCQAQVILGEAQTLLYASRNINPAQVRIFGIKNNIPIAALPGNLTAELVARLRTIFPQFVPGDNVLKTSLNNIGAIFHPALTVLNAARIESTRGEFQFYMEGVTPSVAHVLEALDQERVAVAAALGIRAMSAREWLYVAYDAPGKTLFEAMRNNPGYKGINAPSMVDHRYLWEDVSMSLVPIASLGRHLNVPTPTIENIIHLASLMNQTDYWKEGRTIEKMGLAGLTVAQIRRLALEGDV